From the Gloeomargarita sp. SRBZ-1_bins_9 genome, the window CCATGACCAGCGTATGCCGCCAGGGGGACTCCCGCAGCACTTGCTCCAGCCACTGCCACTGCTGGGGGTCAATGCAACCAAGCAGTTCCCCCTGGGCATCGAACTGGTTGGAGTTCAAACCGATCAACCCCACCCCCGGCAGGATTTCCTGGGCGTAGTAGAGCCGGTCTGTGTGGCGATAGCCCTGTTGCCGGTAGTACTCGGGAAATTCCGCCGGGGCAATGGCGCCGGGGTCAGGGGGAATGTCGTGGTTCCCCGGAATCACATAACAGGGAAAGGGCAATTGACTCAACCGCTTAGAAAGCCAGGTATGGTTAGCCGGTTCCCCGTGTTGGGTCAGATCGCCGGGGATGAGCAAAAAGTCCAACTCGTAACCGCTCAGGCGCGCCAGGACCGTTTCCAGCACCGGAATACTGTACTCCAGGCGGTGCAGGCGATGGGGGTAGTAGCGAAACGTCTCCGGCGTGGTGACGTGGGGGTCACTTAAAACGGCAAAACGACAGATGGGCCTGGTCATGGGGACGGCTAAACCTGGGTCACTTCTACTGTAACCGTTGGCGTCACGGGTAACAAACAGCGCGGCTCGCCACCGCTCAAGTCCTGGTAGTGGTGGTTGCGAATCGCCGTCAGTTCCGTCTGGATTTGCTGCGGGGGTACCCCCAGGTCCGCCAACAGATGACTGCACAAGCCCAAACTGGCCTCAAAGTCCGGATGAATCACCCGCGTCGCGCCCAACCGGTAGAGACACTCAATATGTTCCTTGCGGGGGGCGCACACCAGCACCGGCAACCGCGGAGCCAACTGCAACGCTCGCTGCAAACACAACCGAATACTCACCAAATCCGGCAGGGTAATGACCAGCGCCCGCGCCTGGGGTAAATTCACCCGCTGCAAAATGGCCCACGCCGTCCCATCTCCCCATATGTAAGGAAAATTCCGCTGGCGTGCCTGGGCCACCGCCCGTTCCGACTGGTCCACCACCACCAACGGACAGCGGTGCGCCGCCAACACTTGAGCCACATCCTGCCCGATTTGCCCATAGCCGCAGATCACCACATGATCCCGCCAGGAAGACTCAGCATCCCCCACAAGCAACGGTCTTTCTTTTTCTCGCCCCTCCCACCAGCGCACCGCCCAGGGCAGCAGCACCGGACTCACCAGTAAAGTCATCGCCGTCGTACTCACCACCAACAAGTAGTGGTAGCGGTCGATCAGGCCCCACTCCTGGGCCGCCGTCGCCAGGATGAACGAAAACTCCCCAATCTGGCTCAGCCCACACCCTATCAGCACCGCCGTCGGCCAGCCATAGCCAAACAAGCGGGTCACCGGCGCCGCCACCAAAAACTTCCCCCCCATTACCAACAACACCGCCCCAGCAATCCAGGGCGCTTGTTCCCAGAGAAACCCCGGGTCCATCAACATACCGATACTGGCAAAAAACAGCGCCCCAAACACATCCCGCAGGGGTTCGACATAATCCAGCGCCTGGTCCGCGTAGTCCACCTCCGCCATCATCAACCCCGCCACAAACGCCCCCATTTCGCTCGACAGCCCCAGCCGTTCCGTCAGCAAGGCGATCCCCACACATAGGCACACCACCCCCAGCAAAAACAACTCCCGGCTTTCCCGCTGCGCCAGAAACCGCAGTAAGCGAGGCATCCCCCAGCGACCCAAAGCCACCGCCCCCCCACTAAACAGCAACAACTTCAGCAGGGACTCCCCCAGAGCCGGGCCAACCGCTTCCCCCCTAGACGCCAGCGCCGGCAACACCGCCAAGATCAACCCCACCGCCAAATCCTGGACGATCAAAATCCCCAGCATCGCCTTACCCGCCAGGCTATCCGTCTGCCCCGTAGCCGCCAGGGACTTCAGGGCCACCGCCGTCGAAGACAAGGCCACCGTTGCCCCCAACACCACCCCCGCTTTAGGGGACAACCACCCACTCGCCGCCACCCCATAGGCCGTCACAGCCATCGTCAGCCCCATTTGCAGCAGGCCACCCCCCAGGGCAAAGGTCCCCACCTGCCGCAGCTTGGCAAAGGAAAACTCCACCCCCAAGGAAAACAACAGCAACGTCACCCCCAATTGGGCCAGGGTCTCCACCTGCACCACCTCCCGGATCCCCCCCAGGCCCGCCGGTCCCACCAGCACCCCCGCCAGGATGTAGCCCAGCAACGGTGGTTGCTTGAGCAGCGCCGCCAGCGTTCCCCCCGCCAAAGCCGCCGCCAGCACCAGCACCAAATCAACGATCAAACGCCCATCCGCCTGCATGGTCCACCCTGCCGATTGACTTTTCCACCATAGCGATTTTTACCCTTCCGCCGGATGAAAGTAGCGGTAAATCTGCTCAGCCAAACGGGGTCCAATTCCCGGTGCCTGGGCCAGTTGTTCCACCGTTGCCGCCTGGATTACCTCCAGGGAATGGAAATGGGCCAGCAACTGCCGCTGCCGCCGTTCCCCCAACCCGGGGATTTGCGCCAGGGTGGAGTAACGATAGCGCCGCATTCGTTGCTGCCGGTGAAATTTCACCGCAAACCGGTGAGCCTCATCCCGCAACCGCCGCAACAACTGCATTCCCGGGCGTTCCGGGTCCGCCACCAACGGTTCACGCTGCCCCGGCAGGTACACCTCCTCCTGCCGTTTGGCCAAGGCCATCACCGTCAGCTCCCCTCTCTCCCACCAGGGTTGCAGCACCTCCAGCACCGCCGACAACTGCCCCTTGCCCCCATCAATCAACACCACATCCGGCCAATCCAGGTCCCCCACCGTCGGTCGTTCCGGGTTTTCTCGCCAGGGGGCAAACCGCCGGGCCATCACCTCCGCCAAACTGGCAAAGTCATCGCTGTGGCCGGGGCGCACCTGGGGGCTGTGGATGTGGTAGTGCCGGTAGTGCTGCTTCGCCGGTTGCCCCCCGATAAACACCGCCCGCGCCGCCACCGCATTCGTCCCCTGCAGATGGGAAATGTCGTAGCCCTCCAGGCGCTGGGGTATATCCGGCAACTGCAACAGCTCCGCCAGGTCCGTCAGCGCCAGCAGGTGGGATTCCCTGGCCCGTTGTCGCCGCTGTAGCTCCAACTGGGCATTGCGCATCACCAGGTGGAGCAGTTCCGCCTTTTGGGCGCGCTGGGGTGTGTGAATCCTCACCTTTCCCCCCCGCTTTTCACTCAAAAAATGACTCAACCATTCCCCATCGGGCAGCTCATGTTGCACCAGGATCAAAGGCGGAATTTCCACCCCCTCCACCTGGGTGTAATGTTCCTCCAGTACCCGCTGCACAATCGCCCCCGGTTCATCCCCCTGCCGTTGGGTAAAAAAGCCCAATTGCCCCACCAAGCGCCCCGCCCGCATCTGAAACAGTTGAATACACACATCCCGTTCATCCATCGCCAGGGCCACCGCATCCAGCACCGCCTGGTCATCCGGCAGATTCACTTTAGGTTGTTCCCCCAAACTCTGCAACCGGCGGATTTGGTCCCGCACCTGGGCCGCCGCCTCAAACTGCATCGCCTCCGCCAACTGATGCATTCTCTGGGTGAGTTTAGCAATCAGCTCCTCCGTGCGCCCCTGGAAAATCATCGCCACCTGGGCCACCGTCTGCCGGTACTCCTCCGGGGAGATCAGCCGCTGGCACACCCCTGGACAGCGCCCAATCTGATAGTTCAAACAGGGCCGGTCGGGAAACAGGGGCCTAGGCCGCTGGCGCAAAGGAAACAACCGGTAAATCAGCCCCAGGGTTTGCCGCAGTTGCCACGCATCCACATAGGGGCCGTAATAGCGGTCCTTGGGGTTCGCCAGCCCCCGTTTCCGGGTGATGAAAATCCGTGGGTACTCCTCCGACCAGGTGATGCAGACATAGGGATAGGTCTTGTCATCCTTAAGCAGAATGTTGTAGTAGGGCTGGTGCTGCTTGATGAGATTAGCCTCCAACACCAGGGCCTCCGTTTCCGTGTCAGTGACGATGAAAGCAATATCGGCCACCTGCTGCACCATCAGGGCCATCCGGGGACTCAAACGGGCGTCGGCCCGGAAATAGGACTGCACCCGGCTGCGCAACCGCTTGGACTTGCCAATATACAAAATGTTGTCCTGCCGGTCCTTGAAAAAATACACCCCCGGCTCTAAAGGCAACTCCGCCAAGCGCTGCTGTAACTTCTCCGGCTGCTGGAGCAACGGACCATCCATCCCCATATACCCATCCCGCCTAGGCAAGGATCGTAGCAACCCCCACCCAAACCCTTCGTCAAACAGCTTAACAAATCTTTACATTTGTTTATCTCATGTCGGGTAAGGCCGATGGGGTCTAGAAAAACGGGGGTTATGGTTCTAGGCGCAGTCATGATTCGTAATTCTGATTACAGCCATAAGTGGGGTGGGGTGCTATGGTAGAGGCGAAAAGGTCGGGTTTTAGTAAGCAAATGATGAGCCAGATTCTTGATCCCCCACCAGTGGAAGCCACGGACTGCCTTATTTGTTGTTATGTTAATGCCACCAGTCAGATTCAGGTGGTACGGATTACAAATGTGCCAAATTGGTATTACGAGCGGGTGGTTTTTCCGGGTCAACGGTTAATTTTCTCGGCGCCGCAGACTGCTCATTTGCAGGTGTATGCCGGGAGTATGGGGGAGTTGGATGAGGTGATTCCCTGCCAGGAGTTACAGGTATTGGCGGGTGCCCCGGAGCCGGCGTTGGTTTCGTCCTGAAGGCCCCATTAACCATTGCCCTAAAATAGAAGCTAGCGGCTGGGCAAGCAATGGCAGGGGAATGGTCACACTACCATGGCGCCAGGGGGCACCCCTAATTCTCGTGGTAGATGATGACCGTTCCATTCGTGAGTTGCTCCAAGGGGAGATGGAGCGA encodes:
- a CDS encoding cation:proton antiporter; amino-acid sequence: MQADGRLIVDLVLVLAAALAGGTLAALLKQPPLLGYILAGVLVGPAGLGGIREVVQVETLAQLGVTLLLFSLGVEFSFAKLRQVGTFALGGGLLQMGLTMAVTAYGVAASGWLSPKAGVVLGATVALSSTAVALKSLAATGQTDSLAGKAMLGILIVQDLAVGLILAVLPALASRGEAVGPALGESLLKLLLFSGGAVALGRWGMPRLLRFLAQRESRELFLLGVVCLCVGIALLTERLGLSSEMGAFVAGLMMAEVDYADQALDYVEPLRDVFGALFFASIGMLMDPGFLWEQAPWIAGAVLLVMGGKFLVAAPVTRLFGYGWPTAVLIGCGLSQIGEFSFILATAAQEWGLIDRYHYLLVVSTTAMTLLVSPVLLPWAVRWWEGREKERPLLVGDAESSWRDHVVICGYGQIGQDVAQVLAAHRCPLVVVDQSERAVAQARQRNFPYIWGDGTAWAILQRVNLPQARALVITLPDLVSIRLCLQRALQLAPRLPVLVCAPRKEHIECLYRLGATRVIHPDFEASLGLCSHLLADLGVPPQQIQTELTAIRNHHYQDLSGGEPRCLLPVTPTVTVEVTQV
- the uvrC gene encoding excinuclease ABC subunit UvrC, translating into MDGPLLQQPEKLQQRLAELPLEPGVYFFKDRQDNILYIGKSKRLRSRVQSYFRADARLSPRMALMVQQVADIAFIVTDTETEALVLEANLIKQHQPYYNILLKDDKTYPYVCITWSEEYPRIFITRKRGLANPKDRYYGPYVDAWQLRQTLGLIYRLFPLRQRPRPLFPDRPCLNYQIGRCPGVCQRLISPEEYRQTVAQVAMIFQGRTEELIAKLTQRMHQLAEAMQFEAAAQVRDQIRRLQSLGEQPKVNLPDDQAVLDAVALAMDERDVCIQLFQMRAGRLVGQLGFFTQRQGDEPGAIVQRVLEEHYTQVEGVEIPPLILVQHELPDGEWLSHFLSEKRGGKVRIHTPQRAQKAELLHLVMRNAQLELQRRQRARESHLLALTDLAELLQLPDIPQRLEGYDISHLQGTNAVAARAVFIGGQPAKQHYRHYHIHSPQVRPGHSDDFASLAEVMARRFAPWRENPERPTVGDLDWPDVVLIDGGKGQLSAVLEVLQPWWERGELTVMALAKRQEEVYLPGQREPLVADPERPGMQLLRRLRDEAHRFAVKFHRQQRMRRYRYSTLAQIPGLGERRQRQLLAHFHSLEVIQAATVEQLAQAPGIGPRLAEQIYRYFHPAEG
- a CDS encoding DUF1830 domain-containing protein; the protein is MSQILDPPPVEATDCLICCYVNATSQIQVVRITNVPNWYYERVVFPGQRLIFSAPQTAHLQVYAGSMGELDEVIPCQELQVLAGAPEPALVSS